In Pirellula sp. SH-Sr6A, the DNA window GCAGCTGACAGATCGCGTAAAGCGTGAGTACGATTAGCCCCAATCCCGCTACCTCCCAATCCGCAGCGATGTGCAGTGAGATCCAGGCAACTCCGAATAGCAATAGCGAACGGTTCACCAGCGAGAGCACAAAGTAATTGGCGAGCAGGAAGGTTTGACGAGCATCTTCCCCCACACTCCCGCGCCACAATCCATCAAACGCATTCCACGAACGCTCTCGTAGATTTTGAAGCCCCAACCAATCGCTCATCACGTAGTAACCGTCATACTTGATGAATGGATTAGCGTTGAACAAAAATGTTGTCACGCTGCAGACAATCATGACTTGGAAGGCAATCAAATTCAAAGGTCCTGAGGTGGTAAATCCCCACGCGATCGCGGCGACTGCTGCCAACCAACATTCCAAAATCATTCCGCCCATCGCAATGATCATCCGCTGATGAACCCGCGGGCACTGCCACGATTCGGAGATATCGACATAGGGACAGAGCATCCCAAAACTTCCAAGCAATCCGAACCCTCGCACACGGATGTCGTACCGCACGCAGGCCAATGCGTGACCAAGTTCATGAACCAAGCGGGTCGCAAAAAAGACCACCCCATACCCGATCCAGTTCCTTGGAGACCGAAGCAGATCCCAACTTGGCAACTGCTCGACAGCGGTCTCCCAACGCAACAACACCGTCACGCCCCCGACCGTGGCAACACATGCGAAGGCCATCCATCCCACCGGCCCAAAAAAGAAACGGCTGACAGGCCCCAGGGGTCGCAATATTAGGGAAGGGTCCCCAATATGAAGCTTCATCTGAAATAACGAAACAAAGAATCGGCAAAACCGAAGGATCCAACCGCTCGATTTTGCGGTGGAAAGGTCGTAGGTCGCGCCGGTAACCGCCCCGCGACCATGCGGAAAAGTGGTATGAACGATGCCGAGACGCAAGCATCGATTTAGGAACGATTCGATGGTCGATGCGTGGATTTGATTGGGTCGGTGAGCCAATCGATACAAGGCCACTAACTCGTCGATCGAGTCCGTCCGATTGAGATTCTGCAATAGAAAATATTCATCGCGCGAGCATCGGAATTGCTCCGATGTCCATGGGTGAACCGCGATCCAAATCGCCCCCTGAGGGGAATCGACCGATTTCCATTTGAGATCCGTGCGAAGGCGCAGCGAATGGGGCTTCGACTTTGCCTTCGTCAACGCATGGGAAGTACCGATCTCGATCGTCATCGCTTACTTTTTCGCCAGATGGGTTTGGAGCGAAACATTCATCCCGGGGATCAGTGACCACGCCTTGTCCGTTTTTTGATTCTGTACGGTGGCGGACATGCGGATCTTTCTCGCCGAACTCACCTCAGGGGCGTACCCTGATATAACCCCTACGAACCGATTGGAGGCTCGCGATGCTGCGGTTGCGACGCCAATCTCGACTTGCAATCCGATCAAATCACTCGGATCAAATCGATCGAGGTCGACAAAGAAATCGACTCGTAACTCATCCATTCGAACCACATGCAAGACCGTGGTTCCCGCGCTCATCCACTCTCCCTGTCGGTGGTCCATCCGCGTAACGATTCCCGTAACGGGTGATGCGATCTGCAGCTTATCCAACTTCTTCTGCGATACCGAGTAGGAGGCTTGCGCAAGTCTCGCTTTCAGATCCTTTTGAACCTTGGTTGCCTTGGCCTGTACGAGCCTTACCTTGGCCTGTTCGACAGCAATCTTCTTTTGTCGAACCTCGATCGGGCTTGCTTCTCCTTTATTTCCCATCTTTTCGTATGCTTCGAACTGCAGCTGAGTCTCTTCGACCACCATCTCTGCAAAGCGGATATCGCTTTCGTCGATTGCCTCCGCCTGAGCTACTTGAAACTGCAGTGCAGCCACTTGTTTCTCCAACTCGAGCGTGTCCGAATTCAACCGTCCGAGGATATCTCCCTTGTTGACGAGACTGTTTTCGGAAACTTTCAGCTCGAGAAGAGTACCGGTTTCTTGAACGGCGATTTCGACGACTTCCGGCGCGACGACGATTCCTTGCTCGAAGCGAATCCATGCTCCTTCGCCGTCTTGAAGCGAAAGATTGTTTGTGCCCCGAGTCTCGTTGGCGGGATTCGTCGACGATCGTTCTGCGAGTCGAGGAGTTTGTTGCCCCCAAGCTCCCTCGCGAAAACACAAAATAGGAATCGTTGCAACCAGAGGAAGAAGCCAAATCGTTTTCGGGAACAATCGTCGATGCAAAGCGATCATGGGATCCACATTTTCACTCGGTAAACAACACCCTGAACAAAGTCCTTCACCAAAGCCCAACCCAAAGGCCCTCGCCCTGTTTCGATAGCAACGCGCGCTCCTGCCCCGGTCATCGCGAGGTCCGCCGGGATGGAAGTACGCGGCTTTAGCTTTATCGTCACGAATGACTGACGTGATCCTGATCTCGGTTCGGAGTCGGTTTCAGAACGTTCGGTACGCCACTTGGAGTCTTTTTCCAAATCCAATTCGATCGTCGATTGCGGAGACGCGAGCAGACGTGCAAACGCTTTAGTCTGTTCCTTGGTTCCATTCACCAACTCTTCTAGCTTCTGCTCGGGTATCTTCGTGTCAAAATACCAGCCATCCGTTTCGTCGCGGATCGAGAAGAGCCATTGCCCTATGCGAAGAGGCCTATCTTGAAGCTTGGTTTCAATATCCCAGGTCTCAATCACTCCATCCCTTGGAGCGGTAACCGAGAGCGACCGGCACTGCGATTCGATCAACGCGAGCGTCGACATTTCAAGTCGATGAATTTCTTCGAGCGCCATCCGCTCGCTCTCGAGCGAGTCGCGTTGTGATGCCGGCAAAGATCGGTCGCGCAGGAGTCTATCCTGGACCTCTCGCAGGCGCTGCTCGGTCTTGGCATGCGTGGCGAGCATCTGGTCTCGTTCGGCAAGCAATTTAGGGGAAGTGATCCGAAGGCAAAGATCCCCGGCCTTCACTCGCTCGCCTCGATGTACCAATACTTCAGTAACAATCCCCTCTTCGGGAGCAAAGATCTCGTGAACGGATTGCGGTGATAAAGTTGCGGTCGCTTCGATCTGAATGGGGACTGGAATAGCGAGCACACTCAGGACACTGAACAAAAGAGACGCCCCGATCAGAACCTTGGCCCCAACCAGCGATCGGAGCTTGGCGAACCGCGAGGAACGCCCTCCATCACGCAAGGGGTTCGAAGAGCTAGGAACATTGGCGAGAAGCTTGAGGGTGAGCGCGGCCCGCGGCGCACAGTCTTTGTGAGGAATTACGCCATCGGACCAAGTCATTAATAGACTGAACCCGCGATCGCTGTTCTCTCGCGATGGCAACCATTGCGTTTTGGATTCGAAGAGACTCCGTAGAGTCCCTCCTCCGTCTGCAATTTGGGACGTGTCGATTGCGAAGGGCTGCAACCATACATATCGAGCGATTCCTAACGACTGCCGCCACGTCATGTCACCAGTGGCGGTGCGGTCTGCTTCTCCCTCCACGCAGCGCGAGCCTCCAGACTGCCGTTCAAGGTCCATGACCAACTTTTCCGTCGACGAAATAGCATCGGCTCGACGGTCCAGTCTTTCGAGCCCAGCCACGGCTAGAACTCGCCATCGCGCACGGCTGCGTTGCAACAAAACAACGTGCTCCGCGTTCTCTTCCATCTGAATGGAGCTCAATGCCTTTGCAACCGACGTGCGAGGGTCTCTTGCAAACGAGTCCAGAAGGAGCCGAGTGGTCGCCAGGTAGCGACGCTCCTGTTCTATCAATCGCGTTCGATGCTGCCGAAAGAACTCGGCGATCAGATCCGACATCTGCGACGCGAAGCGCAGGTAACCTCGTTGGCTCGATGGGCCGCCGCTCGGAGGCTGAACAATTTCCAACCACAATTCTCCACCTTCGATCTGGACCGGTATCGGGCAAAGGATAAGCAGAGAATCAAGCGGATTTCGAGGCCGATTGCTACCTACCACTACGTCCCGAGGAGGAACGAGTACAGGTTGGTTTTCTTTTCGAACAGCGTCGAGCAGCTGGCGATGCTCGTGACTTGGAAGAAGGGCCTCGTTCCCGTCAAACTCCGACGAGGTTCGCGAGTCAACATCGTCACTCACAACGGTCGCTAACTCCGACTCCAATCGATCGAGTAGAGCCAAGGGAGGTTCGACCGACTCATGGCGAGTCAACTCGGGCAATGCAAGTGGTTGGCATAAGTTGCGAGCCAATTGCGACGCTTCGAACAATCGCCACTCGCATTCGGAGTCCCACACCCAAACTCCGATCCCTTCGGCTCCCATCGCTTGCAAGATCCGTGGCAAGGCGAAACGGAGAAATTCACGCGGCGAGATGGGGCGAGTCGTCGACTCTTGAATCTCATCGACCCATTGCCGGATCCGATCTTTCGTTTGCTGTACGACTGCAGAATCCAACGGAAGAGGGCTGCGTCGATCTGCAGCGTTATGGGGTTCGAGTCGCTCGAATTCGCTGCGATCGTTGTCGATGGACGCGCCAATGTCACTGCGATGTGCCGAGTGGGCTCGCGTTTCTCCCGACATGGATTGGATGGGTGGATTTCCGTCGATGCGCATGGTTCACCGGGTACCATATTCGGTGAACAGAATGCAATAGTAGCTTAAAGACGGTGCAGGGCCGTACAGTCCCAACAAGTGTGTGGAACGAAATGAAAACTAATTCCACGGATAGAAAAGACGGGTGCCGGTGGTCGGCTCGCCCGGAGGAATTTCAACAAAACCGATGCTGGTGGCCAGCGATGCGATGTCTCCTGAACCTTTTGAAGGTTCGACAACGAATGCTCCTCGATCGTTTTGGGACACCAACCGAAACCAAACAAGAGGAAGTGTCTTGTCGTCATCCGCTTGAACAGAAACGGACATCGCCCCCAAGCTCGGCCTCCCTCCACCAGCTTGTTGAAGAATCGAGTAGGCGAAACGCCTGAACGTCACCGCAACACTGACAGGGTTTCCAGGGAGCCCCAATATGGGCTTGCCATCCTCTGTGATCGCTCCGAGGATCGGTTTGCCGGGACGGATTGGGAGCTTGTGAAACAGAATCTCCGCACCCGCCTGCCGAATCGCTTCGGGAACATGATCCGAATCCCCCATGGATACGCCCCCGGTCAAGAGAATGGCATCGCAGGACTCGATCTTCTCGCTTAGCGCCAATCGAATCTGCTCCAGCGAGTCCTGAACGCGTTCTACAACAGGTTCCGCCCAGCCCGTTTTGAGCAAAGCAGACGTCAGAAAAGGACCGTTGGAATCGCGAATTTGCCAAGGTTCGATCGGGACACCTGGTGGCAATAACTCGTCCCCCGTATTGATGACTCCAACGCGAAGCCTTCGAAAGACCGAGAGCTGTGCTCCTTCTTGAAAGGTCGCGACGCCTGCCATGGCATTCGGCCCCAAACAACAACCAGCCGAAAGTATCTCCGCTCCCAAAGGCGCATTCTCTCCGCGCCGACGAATGTTCTGCCCTCGCTGACAGTCGCTTGGTGCGATCTTGACGCGAATGGAGGTCGTTACCCTTGGGTTTGGAAGCTCCTGGCAATCTTCCCTTCGAATGACGATGTCCGCGTCTTCAGGGACCGCAGCCCCCGTGAAAATCTTCACGGCAAAACCAGACGGAAGGGTTGTGGGTGGCATGCCGGCAGCGAGCGTCGATGCGACAGGAATTTCGCCGGCGTCGAGATCCGAGATACGCACGGCGTAACCGTCCATTGCGGACACATCTATCGATGGACTTGGCCGAAAAGAATAGAGCGGGGAAGCCAGGATACGTCCGCAAGCCTCCGACAACGGGACTTGCTCGGTGCCGACAGAGCGAACCTTACTCATGAAGCTCTTCAAAACCGATTCGATCTCATCTTGGATCGATGGCTTTGCGTTCATGATGGAAGTTCCAAGCAAAAAAGATGGGGCGACGACGCTGGTAGACTACCTTGCCGGCGTCCTGCACTCGATTGCGTTAAGCCGCTTGAGCGGTCGGGAGTTCCTCGATCGCTTCTTCGGGGCGAGGGCAAGCGCACTTGGAAGAACATCCTCCAAACGATCGCCGAAGATTCATGAAATGAGCGAGAATCAACAAGGCACCGCCGATCGGAGTCATCCAAGGCTGAATAGTCTCCCAGGGGAGTCCCGAAAATCCGGCTGATGCGACGAACGTCTCTGGCGAACCAGGGTCGTGGCTGAGGCTCGTGCCTTGACTATGGTCGTGGTAGGGACAGTTTTCTTCGTCGTGAGGAGTCGCATGGGCATGCCCAGCATGCGACAAATCCGATGGTGAACAGCAGTGATCCGGGAGCAGAAAGGCCGCTGCCAGAATCATCCCCAATCCAGCTCCGGATAGAGTGAGAACCCGAATATCACCAAACCGACGGTAAGCTGGGAGAATCGAAACCGAAACGATCGAAACACAAATAATCGCAGCAATCTGATGGAAGAGTGGGCTCGCCATCCATTCGGTGAACTGAAGTGTCGGCAGGAATGCGAGCAAAACAGGAGTCGCAGCGCAGTGAACCGCGCACAAGGCGGACGCGGCGATTCCCATTCGATCCTTCCATTGGCTTCCGCTTTTCTCCATAATTCAGCTCGCAGTCGGGGAGAGAGGTTTCTTTTCCAGAGGCTCCAAGTTTATCGGAAAGATTCGCTGTTGCAATACGATTGCAAGAACTTTTTCTCTTCAGAAATTCACCCAGACGTAGGGGTTATGCCGTTGTCAGTTTCCCGTATGCAAGTGATAGACCGCTATCAAGAAGCGATTTCGAGGGTATCGGCTGCGTGCCAGCGAGCTGGTCGCGAAGCTGGAGCCGTCACGATAGTGGGGGTGACCAAATATGTCGGTTCCGAGGAAGCGCGTTGGCTGGCCGAGGCCGGTTGTCATGATCTAGGAGAAAGTCGGCCCCAGGCGCTTTGGGAGAAAGCGGACGCACTAAGCGATTTACCGATTCGCTGGCACCTCATCGGGCATTTGCAACGGAACAAGGTGGCGCGCACTCTTACGTGTGCACGATGTATCCACTCCGTGGACTCGGAACGAGTTTTAAAACAGATCATCGATGATTCGCGTGGGTGCGAGAATCCTCTTTCCATCCTCATCGAGATCAACATCTCGAGTGATGCGTCCAAAACAGGGCTGTCGTTCGACGAGGCGAGGCGATTGCTCCAGTATTGGAAAGAGTTCCAGCGAGAAGCCCCCCACAACGGGCATCTGCAACAGAAGACGCTCCAGCTTAATGGACTGATGGGAATGGGGAGCTTGGACGGCGACGAACATCAAACACGCAAAGAATTTGAATCACTACGGTTGTTTCGGGACGATTGCGAGACAGAGTTCGGTCTGGAGCTCCCTCAACTTTCAATGGGGATGAGCAACGACTTTGAATGGGCCATCGAGGAAGGGGCGACCATGGTCCGCCTCGGATCCACACTGTTTCACTCTTCGACGGTGTCCTAATGCCGATGCGTCTACGCCCCACAAAAGGTGGGCGCCTCCTATTTCCGCCCCATTACGTGGGTGCCCCGAATCCCCGCCCCTCCCCTTTTGCGTCTTGGCGCCTTTGCGAGAAACCTCCCTCCCCCCATTAGGTGGGCGCCTCTTATCAATTAAATGGGTGCCTTCTATTCATATACCCACTCATAAGGTGGGTGCCCCCTATTCCCCGGCCTTGGTTAGATGGGCGGCCTTGGTTAGATGGGTACCCCAATTTCCGATCGCGCCTTGGCGCCGTCGCGCGAAACCTCCCTCCAAAAGGTGGGTGCCTGCTATCAAAAAGGTGGGTGCCTCGAATGGCACTGTAATCTCCAATGATCGCGCAGTTCCCCCTAGCGACAGAGCGGGAATTTTCTTTAGAATCTCGCTCGCCTTGAAGATTGTTCTGGCTATGAACCCATTTTCTTGGCTATGATTTTGATCGTCCCTCCTTGGTTAAGTTGCCTAAACATAAACCAAGGAGGGTTTTGTTTTGGTCTCTATACCACCAAGGCGATCTCAAGCCAATTTCAGCTTTGGAGATTCCATCAAGGCTTTCCTGCTGCAACCCGGACTGCCGTTTGCATCGATTCTTTGCGAGCAGCACATCAGAAATGTTTTTCGCAAGCACGGTTGCACGATGAATGGGATCTATTCCACCGCAATTGTCTTGTGGGCGTTCATGTCGCAAATTATGCGTGATGGGAAAGAAGCCGCTTGCCAGTCCGCCGTCGCTCGTATTACGGCATTCTTTACTCTTCACGGGAAGTCAGCACCCGGGGCCGATACGGGGAACTACTGTCGCGCAAGAGCAAAGCTTCCCGAGGACGCTTTGAAAGAACTATGCCTTGGTGTTGCCTCTGAAGCGGAAGCCAAGGTGGAGTCCAAATGGCTCTGGAAGTCTATGCATGCCAAGCTTATTGATGGATTTACTTTCAAAATGCCCGATACGCGAAAGAACCAGAAAGAGTATCCGCAGCATACTGCCCAAAAGCCAGGGATTGGTTTTCCTATTGCTCGTGTCTTGGCTGTGATGTCGTTGGCCACAGGTTGTTTGCTTGATGCAACGGTCGGTCCCTTCAGCGGAAAAGAAACGGGCGAAACCAGTCTTCTGCGTCGGTTGCTCAAAGGTTTTTCAGCGGGAGATATCGTGATTGCTGACCGCTTCTTTTGTAACTACTGGTTGATCGCGATGTTCATGAAATTGAACGTTCATGTTTGTTTTCGCAGGAAGAAGGGACACACAGATTTTCGAACTGGAAAGCGATTGGGTAAACAAGATCACTTGATTCAGTGGTATCGTCCCGCTCGTCCGGCCTGGATGAGCCACGAGATGTACCAATCCTTACCGTTCGTGATCGAACTACGGGAGTTGCGATATACGGTCGAAGCTCCGGGCCGTAAATCAGGCCCGTTTATCATTGTGACAACATTGCTAGAGCACAAGGGTGACCAGGGTGTTAGCTATGAGGAGATATCCGATCTGTTTAGCTTTCGTTGGAATGCAGAACTTGACATCCGTTCTATCAAGACGTTTATGAATTTAAACTTTGTGAGATGCTTATCGCCCGAGATGGTCAGGCGAGAGTTATGGACGACGCTTCTTGCCTACAACTTGATTCGAACAACGATTTGCTCTGCCGCTTCGCTCTCTGGAAAGCGGCCGCGAGAGATCAGCTTCGTCTGTGCTAGCCAGTACATCCTAGCGAGTTGGCAGGAGGTGACGGCTCATCTTCGCGGCAAGCAACTTGAGCGTTACGCCAGATTTCTCCTCGAGCGGATTGCGAACTGTAAGGTTGGCAACCGTCCGGGGCGGATTGAACCGCGAGTTGTAAAGCGACGCCGCGACCAATACGCGCTGATGACCGAACCCAGAAAACAACTCCAAAAGCGACTCTATAAAGGCGATAACCGATTTGAATGAAACGACTTACGCAAATCGATTACAGTGCCATTCGTGGGTGCCCCTTATCAATTAGGTGGGTGCCTTCTATTAATCAGCCCCTTTTGCGTCTTGGCGCCTTCGCGAGAAACCTCCCTCCCCCCCATTAGGTGGGTGCCTCTCATTTACCCCTCTCCAAAAAGTTCACCTATTTGGTTGCATCCCTTCCTTCAATCCCATAAGGTGATGGGATCTACACCCCGAACTTCTTGGAGAAATCCACCATGTCCAGCACGCTCCGCTGTGAGCAGTTCGTCAGCGACGAAATCTGCCTTGTTCATTGCTACCATCGCTGTGTCCGTCGCGCCTTCCTCACAGGCATCGATGAGCTCACCCAGAAAGACTACACCCACCGCAGAGAATGGATTCGCCAGCGCCTGGAGTCCCTGGCCTCTGTCTTCGGTATCGACGTTCTCCAATATGCCGTCCTATCCAATCACCTCCATGTCATCCTCCGCAATCGCCCCGATGTCGTGAAGACTTGGTCCGACGTAGAAGTCGCCACCCGCTGGCTAAGACTCTTTCCAGGCACCCGAATCCTCGATGTCTTGGCAGAGCCCAACGAGGAGGATGTCCGAAGCGCTGTAGCCAATCCCGAGAAGATCCAAGAGTATCGCAGCCGACTCTCCGATATCTCTTGGTTCATGCGTTCTCTCGCAGAAGTCATCGCTAGGCGAGCCAATGCAGAAGATGAATGCAGTGGCTGCTTCTGGGATGGCCGATTCAAAGCGAAGCGGCTTCTCGATGAAGCGGGTTTGCTGGCCTGCGCCATGTATGTGGATCTCAATGTCTTGCGCGCGAACCTGGCCGCAACAATCGAACTCTCGATGCACACGTCGGTGTTTGATCGAATCGAGGCTGCCAAGGGAGCGATGATCGAATCCTCGGCTCTGGATCGTATTCCCTTGTCCCGGGAGGAATCGATCGCGAGGAGGACCAAGATGACGCTCGAGGAGCAGAAGAAGGCTCGTAAGCAGACTGGCCCCCGTCCACTGGTCCCCCGAGACGCCTGGTTGGCCCCTTTGACGCTCGACCCCGGAGTGGACGCGTTTGATCCGCAGGCCAGCACCAATGGTCTGCGCGCCAGCAACCGAGGGTTCTTGAAGATGAACCTGGAGGACTATGTGAAGTTGTTGCAATGGACTGCTAAGCAGAAGGATCATCCGCCAGGGAGCGTGTGTCGGGTTCCTGAATCCTTAGAGCCCTTGTTTACCGGCTTGGGAGTGGAACCGAGCATGTGGTGCGACTTGGTGTGGAACTACACGAAGTACTTTGGGACAAGCCGTTGTAGTGGGAATCCCAAGGCGATGATCGCCGACGCGGAGCGGACCCACAAACGCTGGAGTCGCGGCCAGCGCCAAGCTGCCGCTTGCTTCGCCTAGCGGGGAGCGCTTCGCGACAACTGGCCAGTAGCAAGGAGCAAGGAGCAAGTGGCACCTCTAGCTCCGGTTCCCCACCTTAGAGCCTGAGCCAGAACGTCCGCTCTCCAGTCTCCCGCTCTCCCATCTCCCTCTCTTCGCCCTCCTGCATTCTCGGGTCCGGCTCGCCGCTGCGCCCATCCGAGCCCAATCCCCCCGAATTCCAGCCCCCCAGGCCACTTCCGCCCCCACCGTCCCCCCTCCGTCCCCTCCAAAAGATGGGTGCCTGCGATTGAACTGCTCCAAAAGATGGGTGCCTTCTATCAAAAGATGGGTGCCTACTATCGGGAATGTCTGCGTCTTGGCGCCTTCGCGAGAAAACTCCTCCCCCCAAAAAGGTGGGTGCCTGCTATTTGAGGAACGATTGAATAGATGGGTGCCCTTAATTGAGAGCGCCATCCCTCCGAATTCCAGCCCCCCAGGCCAATTCCGCCCCCAATTCCCCCCAACCTCCGTCCCCACCCCCTCCAAACGATGGGTGCCTGCTATCAAAAGGTGGGTGCCTTCTATTGACTACCTGCTATTGACTCATTCCGACAAAAGGTGGGTGCCTACTATCGGGAATAGGTGGGTGCCTCGGATTAGGGGGAGGGGGCAACTAATTTATTTGGGATGGGCTGGGGCGGCGATAGGGACGGATTGTTGAGTTCAGAGGTCGAGAATCTTAGAGATATCGATCATGTAGACTTGTCGACCTTTACCTTCGTGGGTGGAATCGACGACAACCATGCGTCCGCTACGGCTGGATGACGGGTGGTTGTCGCATCGCCATTCTCCGGTGTAGCGATCTGGCGAGAGTAGATGAGCGATGGGAACTTTTCTATTCGTACTGACTTGGTAGAGATACGGATGTTGGATCCGCCCTTTATCTGGGTACGTGTCATTCAAGATCCAATCGTTGTCCGTTCGGGGCACATATGTGTTATGACCGTTGGTGGTCATTTGATCGGGCCCCACCGCTTCGACTTTGGAGGTTCGGTCGTGGTACAAGTAGAAGCGATCGCGGTGGGAAGGGTGCCAAGCCCATGCGCAGATCGAAGATCCATCCCGCCAGACAAAGTGAGAGGTTTTGCCGTACGGGTCGACCACGTATCCGTTCGAACCGTCTGCGTCCATGGTCCACATGCGGGTTGAGAATCCAGTTCTCGAAATGGTCAGTCTGTCGGCCGCTGTTGGCGTCTCTCGCCAACGATGCAGAAAGAGAAATCGCTTCCCATCCGGGGCGATTAGCAAATGGTTGAACCAATGTTTCGATTTCTTTGGATCGAATTGCAACTTCACATCTGATTGGTAAGGCTGCTCTGCGATCTGCTGGTAACTTACCAGCAAATGATATTTACCTGACTTTAAGTCAACCTTCCAGATTCCCGTTTCTCGCGGTGCCTTTTTTTCTTGATAAGGATCTTCGATGCCTGCATATCCATAACCAGGTCGACAATCATTTAGTCGGCGAAAATCGACGCTCAATCCCCATGAGCCATCAGGGGAAACGCAATAAATCGGCAAAGGAAGGACACGCTCGGTTTTGGTGCGAAGTGACAATATCTTCGCGACAAATCTCCCTTCGACGCGATCGTTCCAAAGTACTTCTTGGTCGTTAGCGTCCGTCGCACCTGGAAGCCATTGCAGCATGCATCCTTGTTGCCAGTTCCAAGCACTTGTCGTTCCGAGTTCAATCCACTGGTCTTGTTCATGAAGATCCAACATCCCTAGACGGATAGAATCTTCTGGCTCTGGCGTTCTACCTTCAAAGTCCACTTCGTTTGCGAGGACATAGCGATCGCTTAGGTCGAACAGTTCTTTGTCGTAGTATCCGCGCCAATGGAATTTAGGGCCCCGCGTGATGGCTCGAATTGGCGGCATCTCCTCGGTTGATTGAGCCTTCGTTGAACGTCCAAATGACGATGCGATCAAGGAGGCGAGACTACTTCGACAAAAGGTGCGGCGACAAAAGGTATGGCGATACACAGACACGATCCTGTATGGCGGAATGGAAAAATGGCGTGGGAATCGTCAAAGCGACCAGAGGAACGGCGAGTACACGCGTGGGCAAAATCACAACCTGAGCCCATCTTAGCATGTTGCGTTTGGGGCAGGGGCGCATGGAGTTGTTGCGGAGCACCGGGATCGTGATCCCTCAGCGATCTTGAGGGTTCGCTCCAAACTTTCCAGAATGTTTTTTCCCTAGCATGGTGTACTCGCGATTAGGACCAGACGTGTCATTGAAGTTTGATACGCTATTCCGATGCGCTAACTCCGACCTTGGGTCCCCGGCCAGTTAGAGCCCGTTTTCCCGTCAGTCTTTCGAGTTCGAACAAACGCGACTATTACCATGCCTACCCCGAAGATCTCCCATCGTCAGCGTCGGCCGCTATTCGATCTCACCCAGTCCATTCCACCCGTTTACTTGGGCTGGGAACAACCGATTCTTCACTCGGCAAGCGACTACTTGTTGGATCAATTCAAAAGGGGAGATTCCTGGGACTTGTCTCATTGCTTAGTCGTGCTACCTGGAGCCTATGCTGGACGGCGTCTCGCGACGCTCCTAGCCCAGCGAGCTCAGGAGATGTCGCTCATTCTGCGGCCGCCGGAGATACTTACGGTCGGCAAGCTGCCAGAGATGCTTTATTCAGCAAAGCTACCTTTCGCAACCGATTTGGAGCAGACGCTCGCTTGGACGAAGGTGTTGCGAGAAGCGGAGTCAGAGTTTTTGCGACCTCTCTTGTTGGAGTTACCTGAGCGAAGCGATGTTCGACCATGGATCGATCTGGCGAAGATGTTGTCAGCGTTGCACCGCGAGCTGTCATCGGACCTCATCGATTTCGATGACGTTGCGCACGAGATCAGCGATGCTCGCGAGTTGGTGCGATGGGAGGTTCTATCCAAGCTTCAGCGTCGGTACCTAGATGAGCTTCATATCGCAGGATTGTGGGATCTGCAGACTGCGCGTCGATTCGCAATTGACCAGAAAGAGGTGAATACGGACAAGGACATCATCCTGATTGGCGCCGTAGACTTGAACCGAGCTCAGCGAAGATTTCTCGATGCGGTTTCCTCC includes these proteins:
- a CDS encoding efflux RND transporter periplasmic adaptor subunit; the protein is MIALHRRLFPKTIWLLPLVATIPILCFREGAWGQQTPRLAERSSTNPANETRGTNNLSLQDGEGAWIRFEQGIVVAPEVVEIAVQETGTLLELKVSENSLVNKGDILGRLNSDTLELEKQVAALQFQVAQAEAIDESDIRFAEMVVEETQLQFEAYEKMGNKGEASPIEVRQKKIAVEQAKVRLVQAKATKVQKDLKARLAQASYSVSQKKLDKLQIASPVTGIVTRMDHRQGEWMSAGTTVLHVVRMDELRVDFFVDLDRFDPSDLIGLQVEIGVATAASRASNRFVGVISGYAPEVSSARKIRMSATVQNQKTDKAWSLIPGMNVSLQTHLAKK
- a CDS encoding efflux RND transporter periplasmic adaptor subunit → MRIDGNPPIQSMSGETRAHSAHRSDIGASIDNDRSEFERLEPHNAADRRSPLPLDSAVVQQTKDRIRQWVDEIQESTTRPISPREFLRFALPRILQAMGAEGIGVWVWDSECEWRLFEASQLARNLCQPLALPELTRHESVEPPLALLDRLESELATVVSDDVDSRTSSEFDGNEALLPSHEHRQLLDAVRKENQPVLVPPRDVVVGSNRPRNPLDSLLILCPIPVQIEGGELWLEIVQPPSGGPSSQRGYLRFASQMSDLIAEFFRQHRTRLIEQERRYLATTRLLLDSFARDPRTSVAKALSSIQMEENAEHVVLLQRSRARWRVLAVAGLERLDRRADAISSTEKLVMDLERQSGGSRCVEGEADRTATGDMTWRQSLGIARYVWLQPFAIDTSQIADGGGTLRSLFESKTQWLPSRENSDRGFSLLMTWSDGVIPHKDCAPRAALTLKLLANVPSSSNPLRDGGRSSRFAKLRSLVGAKVLIGASLLFSVLSVLAIPVPIQIEATATLSPQSVHEIFAPEEGIVTEVLVHRGERVKAGDLCLRITSPKLLAERDQMLATHAKTEQRLREVQDRLLRDRSLPASQRDSLESERMALEEIHRLEMSTLALIESQCRSLSVTAPRDGVIETWDIETKLQDRPLRIGQWLFSIRDETDGWYFDTKIPEQKLEELVNGTKEQTKAFARLLASPQSTIELDLEKDSKWRTERSETDSEPRSGSRQSFVTIKLKPRTSIPADLAMTGAGARVAIETGRGPLGWALVKDFVQGVVYRVKMWIP
- a CDS encoding molybdopterin molybdotransferase MoeA, yielding MNAKPSIQDEIESVLKSFMSKVRSVGTEQVPLSEACGRILASPLYSFRPSPSIDVSAMDGYAVRISDLDAGEIPVASTLAAGMPPTTLPSGFAVKIFTGAAVPEDADIVIRREDCQELPNPRVTTSIRVKIAPSDCQRGQNIRRRGENAPLGAEILSAGCCLGPNAMAGVATFQEGAQLSVFRRLRVGVINTGDELLPPGVPIEPWQIRDSNGPFLTSALLKTGWAEPVVERVQDSLEQIRLALSEKIESCDAILLTGGVSMGDSDHVPEAIRQAGAEILFHKLPIRPGKPILGAITEDGKPILGLPGNPVSVAVTFRRFAYSILQQAGGGRPSLGAMSVSVQADDDKTLPLVWFRLVSQNDRGAFVVEPSKGSGDIASLATSIGFVEIPPGEPTTGTRLFYPWN
- a CDS encoding MerC domain-containing protein, translated to MEKSGSQWKDRMGIAASALCAVHCAATPVLLAFLPTLQFTEWMASPLFHQIAAIICVSIVSVSILPAYRRFGDIRVLTLSGAGLGMILAAAFLLPDHCCSPSDLSHAGHAHATPHDEENCPYHDHSQGTSLSHDPGSPETFVASAGFSGLPWETIQPWMTPIGGALLILAHFMNLRRSFGGCSSKCACPRPEEAIEELPTAQAA
- a CDS encoding YggS family pyridoxal phosphate-dependent enzyme → MPLSVSRMQVIDRYQEAISRVSAACQRAGREAGAVTIVGVTKYVGSEEARWLAEAGCHDLGESRPQALWEKADALSDLPIRWHLIGHLQRNKVARTLTCARCIHSVDSERVLKQIIDDSRGCENPLSILIEINISSDASKTGLSFDEARRLLQYWKEFQREAPHNGHLQQKTLQLNGLMGMGSLDGDEHQTRKEFESLRLFRDDCETEFGLELPQLSMGMSNDFEWAIEEGATMVRLGSTLFHSSTVS